AAGTGgcgaaaatgagaaaaaagcGGCAGCAAACAACATCTGTTGTAGCACGCAAATTATGTGATTTTAAAGTAAACACACCctaaagtatttcatttttaaatctCAAATGGCGCTACCTTGAAACTCTTGTATTCTTCTTTCTTAACTTTCGCCTTCGACTTTGGTTTTTAAATACTCTACCACGTGTTTCGTACATTTTGAAAACAGTTGTTAATTTTCGATTATTAAAACCtagcataaatacatataaatatgtgtttgCAAAAAACACAAGGGTGTATCTTTAAAATGGTGctcgtaaattgttttttattagtGAATACTCAATTCACATTTATCTAAAATAGATGACAAACACCTAACGCAAACATTCCTAATTGGGGTCTAATGTGCCTTTTTAGGTCTCTGCTTGAAAAATTTTCTTGGCGTAAGAGGGACAGAAAAATGGTATAGAAACATAAGTGTAGAAAAGatgaaattgcattgaaattgaaataatgaaaCTGCAGGCTCAACATTTCGCTTTCAACTAGTTTTTTACAAATGGCACATCATAATTGCTGCTTGAAAAACTCTAGCCGACAGACCGTACTATGAAATTATCAATGGACTAACCTTAACGCTTGGCATTAATTCGTCATGCGTGtcgtattcatttttattaagtaGTATTAGTTTTTCCTCAGTAACAACCGGCTAGTCAACATATTCACTTTACTTGTTTTTCGTAGTACAACGCAAAGCGTTGTGTCGACGTAATGTCTATGCAAtcttctattttgtttttttgtctgCCTGTCGAGGTTCACTGACAAGGTATGATATAAAGTGGTGCCAGGTTAATTAAGCACATAACAGACTTATTAAGTAAACTGACAAAAGTAATGTGCACTAGCACTGAAAGGTTCGAGTTATGGCGGCAGCCATCAATTTATGTCGAGATTGAGGTATCTTGTAATGCCGTGACTATGAAGCTATGACTAGTCGTACtatgaatattttacatatacataataattaaaagacacaaactttttaatttagaaacTAAGTCATAGTGTacacgtatgtatatataaatatatgcgaAGTATGtataactaaaaaataaactacCGCAACAACTCcgttatttcaaaaataaatacatacgagtatattgCCTTCCGATTGTTTTCCACTTATTTGctttatatgcatatacgtatacaaacatatttacatCTTCACAATGTTAGATACGTTGTCATTAATACTTTACTTCCCACTTTTTGACGGCAACAAAGTCAAGAAAGGCTAATGACCGCAcgatttttgtttattcaagtttgtacatttatacatagtttgtatatttatgttactGATTTTACATTTGACCAATTACTGAGTATGTTAGCAATGCTGAGCAAGagaattattattcatttttattggtCTTAAGAATGTTTAAGAATGGATACATGAAGACGAAAATTTTCTATTGCAGATTCCAAGACCATCTTAAAGGGTGTCAGTGGACGTTTAAGGTCTGGAGAGCTCACTGCCATAATGGGACCTTCAGGTGCCGGAAAAAGTACTCTACTCAATATTTTGTCGGGATACAAGTAAGTTTTTGTACTTATTTTTAGCttgttgtatttaatatttaagttaGAGATGTTGTATATTTCTCCTTTATCAAACAAATGTCTTATTGAAACTGTAGATAACTAGTAACTAAGTGAAAAAGGCCAACTTATGTTTCCGGCAAATAATCACCAGTTTTCAAacgattatttttatattatttactaCACTCTTAATATTGATCAAAGGGAACGAGCAAATGCTACCGCAAAATCGAACTTTGGAGCAACCGTGCACACAcagtctcacacacacacacacacatatgctcTCACGCTCTCTATATATGTTTATACCCAATTATTAGTAGCAGACTTAGGTTGTCAATTTTACGTGCGCGTGTTGATTATACaaacttacatatatttatgcgTACAGACATTCGTTCATAatcgtatatatgtacataaatatgtacttaTCTTTCTCATGTGAAATGTGATTAGTAGCTAAATACATGAGTTCATAATACTGCATtcatgtatgtattatattgtACCCATATGGCTATGTAAATAATGGTGAATAATTAGAAAGACtgctaaatatataatttgattgattaatcTGATTGACCATCAATGCACCTTCTATCTTGTAAGATCTAggaaatgaaacaatttaacaaaaagtgtagcactgaaattaaattaagtaactAATAGAAAATCAtcgaatttgtttataatttttacgaatatttaaatgtttggcTCTGTTTTTAGAACCACAAATATCGAAGGGAGTGTTACAATGAATGGATCAGAGCGAAATTTGAGTACCTTCCGTAAATTGTCCGCATACATAATGCAGGATAATCAGTTGCACGGGAACTTAACAGTTCAGGAAGCAATGACAGTGGCAACGAATTTAAAACTGAGCAAGAAGTTCACAAAGCTCGAAAAGAATTCAATGGTAAGTTAATGTAATATGAAACATTATGTCGTAGCAGTGGACAATTGTTATAAAAGCGTCTTAGAATGAACTCAACTCGAAACAATTGACAACTTAACAATAGAGTATTAAACTGAGCTCAACAAAAACTGAGCGTTCAGCAAATAATTCGATATTGTCATGTTTTCAACCACATTAATCGAAGACACTATGGCGTACTGTCCTCTCGCagcatatttgttttatatttgataaacgatttcaatttaaatcgtcaacaaaaatactatatttaacattatatttatatttacagatTGATGATATTTTGCTAACTCTAAGCTTGAGTGAACATCGCAACACAATGACCCGTAATTTGTCTGGAGGGCAGAAAAAGCGTTTGTCGATTGCCCTGGAATTAGTTAGCAATCCACCAATTATGTTCTTTGACGAGCCTACTTCTGGTCTAGATAGCTCCACGTGTTTCCAGTGCATTCATCTGCTGAAAATGCTTGCCGCTGGCGGCCGTACTGTCATTTGTACTATTCATCAGCCATCGGCCCGACTCTTTGAAATGTTCGATCAACTTTATACTCTTGCTGATGGCCAATGCGTGTACCAGGGAAGCACCAAGCAACTAGTGCCATTCCTGTCCACGTTAAATTTGGAGTGTCCCAGCTATCATAACCCAGCAAGTTATGTGATCGAAGTGTCTTGCGGAGAGCATGGCGATCACACTCGCAAACTGGTGGAAGCCATCGACAATGGCAAACGGGACATTCGTTCATCGGCTGATTATGCCGGCTTGAAGGCCCGTAATGATCTGGTTAAAGTGCAAAACTTGAAAGCTATTTTGGACAAGAACGACGTGTCTAACGTGAGCGGTAGCAAGTACGAGGAAAACCTTACTTTAAACAATGGTCTGCTTAATGGAATGGTTAATGACATTGTGAAGGAAACAAACGGATTGGGTGGTTCATCTGTGGTGACCACCAATGAGAAAGGAGACGCTATGATCGACGTTGAGAAGACAGACAATTGCACAACAGCTCTGCTTTCAGAGGAGATAATGTCACCCGAGCGTTATCCCACGTCACAGTTCCATCAATTTTGGGTGGTTTTAAAGAGAACTTTACTTTTTAGTTATCGCGATTGGGTATgtcataaaaatcaaatccAAATACACCTACGCTcttattgtattattgtatttgcatttatagACCCTTATGTATTTGCGATTGTTTGCCCATCTGCTGGTAGGATTCTTAATTGGAGCTCTCTATTACGATATTGGAAACGATGGCGCAAAAGTGCTAAGTAATTTGGGTTTTCTGTTCTTCAATATGTTGTTCTTGATGTACACATCCATGACCATAACAATTTTGTCATGTAAGTTACGAATACATCATTTCTGTATATGAAAATCTATgaacttatttatttctaacGTATGCAGTCCCACTCGAAATGCCGGTGTTGCTAAAGGAGAACTTTAATCGCTGGTATTCTCTAAAATCGTACTATTTAGCTATATCAGTTGCTGATTTACCATTCCAAGTAAGTTCATTTCGCATTATACTTATATAATACGTTAATACATGCTATCTATTACAGGCGATTTTCTGTGTCATCTACGTATCCATAGTATATTACTATACGTCACAGCCATGGGAACTCTTCCGTTTCACAATGTTCTTGTCTGCATGTCTGCTGATCTCCTTCGTGGCTCAATCCGTTGGTCTGGTTGTCGGCGCTGCAATGAATGTTCAAAATGGCGTTTTCTTGGCTCCAGTAATGTCCGTACCATTCCTGCTTTTCTCTGGCTTCTTCGTTTCTTTCGACGCTATACCGGTTTATTTACGGTGGATCACATATCTCTCATACATTCGCTATGGTTTCGAAGGAACGGCTTTGGCCACCTACGGATATGGACGTGAAAAGCTCAAATGCTTCCAAACTTACTGTCATTTCAAATCTCCAATGACTACCTTAGAGGAATTGGACATGGTCAATGCAAACTTTACACTAGATATTGTTGCCCTAGTTGTAATTTTTGTGGTGCTGCGAATTTCGGCCTATCTCTTCCTGCGCTGGAAGCTCAAGACCACTCGCTAACGAGTACAACTAAATGTTATTTTCGGGTTTTAAAGCTTTTCCGTGTGTATAAGTATccaaatttatattcttttaataaGATTACAAAATGTGTAGTTTGTGTATAATAGCTTAAAGTCTAAGTTGTATTTCAAACATTTGTAGTCTAAGAGTGATAGGGTTTCCCATGtgtgattttaaattaaaccgCATTTGTAAAAAAAGGTGCAATATTCATTTACAACTGATCAATTTTATGGGAATACGAatccaaaatatataatacattataATGCGTCATTAGTAACAACACGACCAAAACAATATGAGCATAAATATGAATGTATTAAAAAGCCTAATAACAAATGAACTTGTAACGCCATGTCAAAACACTTTTTTAATGGATGTTATATATTAATGCGATCAAATGTTACTTATAAATATCAAAACGGGACTatgtttttgaaaatattttatattattttttattatatataaagtttaataaaaatgataaaaacaaaaactttttctttaggttatttcattttatatactcgtatgtataGCCGACAAACTGCTCATTGTAATGTGAAGTGTGgctaaatattaataattagttggttaatttttaaaatttcactttacACAATGTGGTAGTATTCTCTTTAAATTACTGCTACGGgtattacaaatatacatagataCTCGGACTGCATCGCATTGATACAAATCATGAGCTCTCGTATGCATTATAAATGTCTAGGTAAAATATAGTGCcttggtttatttattgcaacatatgtatatttgtatgaaaTATGATACAACAGTTATTGTTGCAGGCGTTTTCAAGACACTTGGCAACCGCTTAATGAAAGTTGCTAAACAAAGCACGATGAGTTGACATTAAAAGCGGGAACAACAGGCTAAATCGAAAGCTCGTAACATTTTGCACTCTTCAACAACTCT
This window of the Drosophila albomicans strain 15112-1751.03 chromosome 2L, ASM965048v2, whole genome shotgun sequence genome carries:
- the LOC117564081 gene encoding ATP-binding cassette sub-family G member 1, yielding MVTNENKNLLNDNRLGVSGNGGAGQVKAQIVPAQPKTLQHLPKRPAVDLAFHNLTYRVKEGNGSNSKTILKGVSGRLRSGELTAIMGPSGAGKSTLLNILSGYKTTNIEGSVTMNGSERNLSTFRKLSAYIMQDNQLHGNLTVQEAMTVATNLKLSKKFTKLEKNSMIDDILLTLSLSEHRNTMTRNLSGGQKKRLSIALELVSNPPIMFFDEPTSGLDSSTCFQCIHLLKMLAAGGRTVICTIHQPSARLFEMFDQLYTLADGQCVYQGSTKQLVPFLSTLNLECPSYHNPASYVIEVSCGEHGDHTRKLVEAIDNGKRDIRSSADYAGLKARNDLVKVQNLKAILDKNDVSNVSGSKYEENLTLNNGLLNGMVNDIVKETNGLGGSSVVTTNEKGDAMIDVEKTDNCTTALLSEEIMSPERYPTSQFHQFWVVLKRTLLFSYRDWTLMYLRLFAHLLVGFLIGALYYDIGNDGAKVLSNLGFLFFNMLFLMYTSMTITILSFPLEMPVLLKENFNRWYSLKSYYLAISVADLPFQAIFCVIYVSIVYYYTSQPWELFRFTMFLSACLLISFVAQSVGLVVGAAMNVQNGVFLAPVMSVPFLLFSGFFVSFDAIPVYLRWITYLSYIRYGFEGTALATYGYGREKLKCFQTYCHFKSPMTTLEELDMVNANFTLDIVALVVIFVVLRISAYLFLRWKLKTTR